In Sphingomonas sp. PAMC26645, one DNA window encodes the following:
- a CDS encoding TonB-dependent receptor: protein MQTRFGYATLLLLTSQLVAPAVLAQTGGAAPAPAASPPASTTQTGPTSTPVDVSAPQAAGAEAAGAQAEVSAPGFDANGGEDIVVVGRNIPNFVRATPQVVSILSTEDIARTGEGDIAGALSRVTGLSIVGNGFVYVRGLGDRYSSSLLNGSPLPSPEPLRRSVPLDIFPTTIVGSALVQKTYSVNYPGEFGGGVINLTTKAIPDKNFLSFGGSVSADTATTSELGYTYYGGDADWIGFDDGTRKVPSFIKNAPSGTGNISAAQAATLSNASTSLLQRNNQLPANFSGEISGGSVFDIGSGRLGVIASVSASNTFRTRSITQQDSVTNEGLLRNDFQTLLTDNRIVANALIGVGYEFGENSIKLTNVYIHDTLKQARGSAATTYNNSSGLRFQQNTNWFERQLFESQLVGAFKPVDALTLDVRGAYANSKRNAPYERQFDYLCSNTTTTGQPITVQDPNGTGGAQCNGAYQVTQRFSPFASIIFSELKEDLYSGQADAAYKLSTDRPMTLSTGYFYSDTKRTSSRLQFNYQTPRGGGTAPGYPYNLLRPDYLLAIDTNDPLNSLELQFNTPLGAYQYDASLRIHAGYVQAEAEATDGVRATIGVRYETADERVTPIGATTTRLKNDYFLPASTLTWNFAPDMQLRASASKTISRPQFRELAPQQFRDPESDRLFFGNPLLQDTKLYNLDARYEWFFARDQRFTLGAFYKRIDKPIEQVGFYTGADDRLQTGFTNLPKAKLYGGEVEFQKYVPLDTLGSDFFATRRLLFIANYTYTQSSITVDGSCVPNVVDQTTKVAGCQAGFAPATGNFRDGAPLTGQSDHLVNVQLGLEDTKRLSQITLLFNYASDRVTNRGPSNLGGTGFLPDIIEKPGIRLDLVARQGVELRGAKFEVKAEARNLTKTRFTEGQTFENGNKVYINRYNLGQVFTLGISTTF from the coding sequence ATGCAAACGCGCTTCGGCTATGCCACCTTACTTCTCCTGACCTCGCAGCTGGTCGCGCCCGCGGTGCTCGCCCAGACCGGCGGCGCTGCACCCGCTCCAGCCGCCTCGCCACCCGCCTCGACGACGCAGACCGGTCCGACCTCGACGCCGGTGGACGTGTCTGCGCCCCAAGCTGCCGGAGCGGAGGCCGCCGGAGCGCAGGCCGAAGTGTCGGCTCCTGGCTTCGACGCCAATGGCGGCGAGGACATCGTCGTCGTCGGCCGCAACATCCCGAATTTCGTCCGCGCGACCCCGCAGGTCGTCTCGATCCTGTCGACCGAGGACATCGCACGCACCGGCGAAGGCGACATCGCCGGCGCGCTGTCGCGCGTCACCGGTCTCAGCATCGTCGGCAACGGCTTCGTCTATGTCCGGGGTCTCGGCGATCGCTACTCGTCGTCGCTGCTCAACGGCTCGCCACTGCCGAGCCCCGAGCCGCTGCGTCGGTCGGTCCCGCTGGACATCTTCCCGACCACGATCGTCGGTTCTGCGCTGGTCCAGAAGACCTATTCGGTGAACTATCCCGGTGAATTCGGCGGCGGCGTGATCAACCTCACGACCAAGGCGATCCCGGACAAGAACTTCCTGTCGTTCGGCGGCTCGGTCTCGGCCGACACCGCGACCACCAGTGAACTCGGCTACACCTATTATGGTGGCGATGCCGACTGGATCGGCTTCGACGACGGCACGCGGAAAGTGCCGAGCTTCATCAAGAACGCGCCGAGCGGTACCGGCAACATCTCGGCCGCGCAGGCCGCGACGCTCAGCAACGCCTCGACCTCGCTGCTCCAGCGCAACAACCAGCTTCCCGCCAATTTCTCGGGCGAGATCAGCGGCGGCTCGGTGTTCGACATCGGTTCGGGCCGGCTTGGCGTGATCGCGTCGGTCAGCGCGAGCAACACCTTCCGCACCCGCAGCATCACGCAGCAGGATTCGGTCACCAACGAGGGGCTGCTCCGCAACGATTTCCAGACCCTGCTGACCGACAACCGGATCGTCGCGAACGCGCTGATCGGCGTCGGCTACGAGTTCGGCGAGAACAGCATCAAGCTGACCAACGTCTATATCCACGACACGCTGAAGCAGGCGCGTGGGTCGGCGGCGACCACCTACAACAACTCGAGCGGCCTGCGCTTCCAGCAGAACACCAACTGGTTCGAACGCCAGCTGTTCGAGAGCCAGCTGGTCGGTGCGTTCAAGCCCGTCGACGCGCTGACGCTCGACGTCCGCGGCGCTTACGCTAATTCGAAGCGCAATGCGCCGTACGAGCGGCAGTTCGACTATCTCTGCTCGAACACCACCACGACCGGCCAGCCGATCACGGTGCAGGATCCGAACGGGACCGGCGGCGCGCAGTGCAACGGTGCCTACCAGGTGACTCAGCGCTTCTCGCCGTTCGCGTCGATCATCTTCAGCGAATTGAAGGAAGACCTCTACAGCGGCCAGGCGGATGCGGCGTACAAGCTGTCGACCGATCGGCCGATGACGTTGTCGACCGGCTATTTCTACTCGGATACGAAGCGCACGTCGTCGCGTCTCCAGTTCAATTACCAGACGCCGCGCGGCGGTGGCACCGCGCCGGGCTATCCGTACAATCTGCTCCGTCCGGATTATCTGCTGGCGATCGATACCAACGATCCGCTGAACTCGCTCGAATTGCAGTTCAACACCCCGCTCGGTGCGTATCAATATGATGCGTCGCTGCGGATCCACGCGGGCTATGTCCAGGCCGAGGCCGAGGCGACCGACGGTGTCCGCGCGACGATCGGCGTGCGCTACGAGACGGCGGACGAGCGGGTTACCCCGATCGGTGCGACCACGACGCGTCTGAAGAACGATTACTTCCTGCCGGCCTCGACGCTGACCTGGAACTTCGCGCCCGACATGCAGCTTCGTGCGAGCGCCTCGAAGACGATCTCGCGCCCGCAGTTCCGCGAGCTTGCACCACAGCAGTTCCGCGATCCTGAATCGGATCGCCTGTTCTTCGGTAACCCGCTGTTGCAGGATACCAAGCTCTACAATCTCGATGCGCGGTACGAGTGGTTCTTCGCGCGTGACCAGCGCTTCACGCTCGGCGCGTTCTACAAGCGGATCGACAAGCCGATTGAGCAGGTCGGTTTCTACACCGGTGCCGACGATCGTCTCCAGACCGGCTTCACCAACCTGCCCAAGGCCAAGCTGTACGGCGGCGAGGTCGAGTTCCAGAAATACGTGCCGCTCGACACGCTCGGCAGCGATTTCTTCGCGACGCGCCGCCTGCTGTTCATCGCCAACTACACCTATACGCAGTCGTCGATCACGGTGGACGGCAGCTGCGTCCCGAACGTGGTGGACCAGACGACCAAGGTCGCGGGCTGCCAGGCCGGCTTCGCGCCCGCCACGGGTAACTTCCGCGACGGCGCGCCGCTCACCGGCCAGTCGGACCACCTCGTCAACGTCCAGCTCGGGCTGGAGGACACCAAGCGGCTGTCGCAGATCACGTTGTTGTTCAACTACGCCAGCGACCGCGTAACCAACCGCGGCCCGTCGAACCTCGGCGGCACGGGCTTCCTGCCCGACATCATCGAGAAGCCCGGCATCCGCCTTGACCTCGTCGCCCGCCAGGGTGTCGAACTGCGCGGCGCCAAGTTCGAGGTGAAGGCCGAAGCACGCAACCTGACCAAGACGCGCTTCACCGAGGGCCAGACGTTCGAGAACGGCAACAAGGTGTACATCAACCGGTATAACCTGGGTCAGGTGTTCACGCTCGGGATCAGCACGACGTTCTGA
- a CDS encoding DUF6481 family protein, which translates to MASFKDPSFQDRTSSAAAAKQKALEALRAKPPIDEAVVAERLAAREAKELAEREKRAAKRAAEDEAKAAKKAEAEAAAAKKREAEAKVELTDAEKKAIRDAKYAARKNKKK; encoded by the coding sequence ATGGCCTCTTTCAAGGACCCCAGTTTCCAGGACCGCACGAGCAGCGCAGCCGCCGCCAAGCAGAAGGCGCTCGAAGCGCTGCGTGCCAAGCCGCCGATCGACGAAGCCGTCGTAGCCGAGCGCCTTGCCGCGCGCGAGGCCAAGGAATTGGCCGAGCGCGAGAAGCGCGCTGCGAAGCGCGCTGCAGAGGATGAGGCCAAGGCTGCGAAGAAGGCTGAGGCCGAGGCTGCTGCTGCCAAGAAGCGCGAGGCCGAGGCTAAGGTCGAGCTGACCGATGCCGAGAAAAAGGCGATTCGTGACGCCAAGTATGCGGCGCGGAAGAACAAGAAGAAGTGA
- a CDS encoding efflux transporter outer membrane subunit, translating to MRARFMVVAVAALLAGCTVGPNYSPPEMAVPPAFVGPQASVGTSVDPARWWSAFGDPQLDGLVQRALKGNPDIAIAASRVRQARLQEIVARSQGLPSVNASASPSHIEFSKNAGLSSIARAFSGGTGAGGAGSTGGSTGGIALPGSGITTYSVGFDASWELDLFGGVRRSTEGARARTEAAVWSKRDAAVTLAAEVAQAYFALRLDQAQIATIEGEIVRQRRALEIAGNTAKVGLVPPIDVTRQRASITSTEARAEPVRADVDVRMHALAILLGEPPATLMAELAAPSVAPLGVPSIPAGLPSELLRRRPDIRAAERDLAASTADIGVAVADMYPKFSLTGVSQLISTALGNLFSGDSLQLTASGAAQFPLLDWGRRKSAVKSREEDREQAYLRYRSTVLQALRDVEDPLAQIAAERRRNAALQRAVVDAQSSAKAAESQYRTGFVAQTTLLNAETDVLTAREQLVSSDAQLRQLTVALFKALGGGWEQAE from the coding sequence ATGCGTGCGCGGTTCATGGTGGTTGCGGTTGCGGCCTTGCTCGCGGGGTGCACCGTCGGCCCGAATTACAGCCCGCCGGAGATGGCGGTGCCGCCGGCGTTCGTGGGTCCGCAGGCTAGCGTTGGTACTTCGGTCGATCCGGCGCGCTGGTGGTCGGCGTTTGGCGATCCGCAACTCGACGGCCTCGTCCAGCGCGCGTTGAAGGGCAATCCCGACATCGCGATCGCCGCCTCGCGCGTGCGCCAGGCGCGGTTGCAGGAGATCGTCGCACGCTCGCAAGGCCTCCCGAGCGTCAACGCCAGCGCAAGCCCGAGCCATATCGAGTTCAGCAAGAACGCCGGCCTCTCGTCGATCGCACGCGCGTTCAGTGGTGGCACGGGCGCAGGGGGCGCGGGCTCGACTGGGGGCTCGACCGGCGGCATCGCACTGCCCGGCAGCGGGATCACGACTTATTCCGTCGGCTTCGATGCAAGCTGGGAGCTCGACCTGTTCGGCGGCGTCCGGCGCAGCACCGAAGGGGCACGTGCAAGGACCGAAGCGGCGGTCTGGTCGAAGCGCGATGCCGCGGTGACTTTAGCCGCGGAAGTCGCGCAGGCCTATTTCGCGCTCCGGCTCGACCAGGCGCAGATCGCGACGATCGAGGGCGAGATCGTCCGCCAGCGTCGTGCGCTGGAGATCGCAGGCAACACAGCCAAGGTGGGCCTCGTCCCGCCGATCGACGTCACCCGCCAGCGCGCTTCGATCACATCCACGGAAGCGCGCGCCGAACCGGTCCGTGCCGATGTCGACGTCCGCATGCACGCGCTGGCGATCCTGCTCGGCGAGCCACCCGCGACGCTGATGGCCGAACTCGCGGCGCCGTCGGTCGCACCGCTCGGCGTACCGTCGATCCCGGCGGGGTTGCCGTCGGAGCTGTTGCGTCGTCGCCCCGACATCCGCGCGGCCGAACGCGATCTCGCGGCTTCGACTGCGGATATCGGCGTGGCGGTGGCGGATATGTATCCGAAGTTCAGCTTGACCGGCGTGAGCCAGCTGATCTCGACCGCGCTCGGCAATCTCTTCTCGGGTGACAGCCTCCAGCTGACCGCCTCCGGTGCGGCGCAGTTCCCGCTGCTTGACTGGGGCCGGCGTAAATCGGCCGTGAAATCGCGCGAGGAGGATCGCGAGCAGGCGTATCTCCGGTATCGCTCGACCGTGTTGCAGGCGTTGCGCGACGTCGAGGATCCGCTCGCGCAGATTGCCGCCGAGCGTCGCCGGAACGCGGCTTTGCAGCGGGCGGTGGTCGATGCGCAGAGCAGCGCGAAGGCGGCGGAGTCGCAGTACCGGACCGGCTTCGTGGCGCAGACGACACTGCTGAACGCGGAGACGGACGTGCTGACGGCCCGCGAACAGCTGGTGTCGAGCGACGCGCAGTTGCGGCAGCTGACGGTGGCGCTGTTCAAGGCGCTGGGTGGCGGTTGGGAGCAGGCGGAGTAG
- a CDS encoding DHA2 family efflux MFS transporter permease subunit: MAKAPAKADAGGGHTWSPSRSAAGKYSPWLIVAIISIPTFMEVLDTSIANVALDHISGGLSITTDQATWVLTSYLVANAIVIPISGWLSDAIGRKRYFLLSIALFTLASLMCGLAPNIATLVVARVLQGIGGGGLAPVEQSILADTFPPKQRGMAFAAFAIVVVVGPVLGPTLGGYIVEYSSWHWVFLINVPVGIAAWFLVETFVDEPDQVKKDRDERFKNGLTIDYVGVALVALGLGFLELTFDRGEREDWFSSGFIVMSAIIAAVSLVTLVIWELNHKDPVIDLKLLKNRNFALTIGVMGVTGMILFGTTQLIPQMLQQVLGYSSLDAGLALTAGGLATLVMVPFAGRLSGLVDVRFLLFPALLVQAFALWNMSHLTADIAFSDAAFARLFQAMALPFLFVPINAIAYVGLKQTQTAQASSLLNVSRNLGGTIGICFAQTQLAGGLQRHQSELTQTLNPLDPNYNDWMQKATSVFGGQGDATTPLAVLYSQMQRQATMLAFLDVFRAMMVVVLVVAPLVLFMRSGKTGGAPSGGMH, translated from the coding sequence TTGGCTAAGGCGCCAGCGAAGGCGGACGCGGGCGGCGGTCACACGTGGTCACCGAGCCGGTCGGCGGCGGGCAAGTACAGCCCGTGGCTGATCGTCGCGATCATCTCGATCCCGACCTTCATGGAGGTGCTCGACACCTCGATCGCCAACGTCGCGCTCGATCACATCTCGGGCGGGCTGTCGATCACCACCGATCAGGCGACGTGGGTACTGACCAGCTACCTCGTCGCCAACGCGATCGTCATCCCGATCTCGGGCTGGCTATCGGACGCGATCGGTCGAAAGCGGTATTTCCTGCTGTCGATCGCCCTGTTCACGCTTGCCTCGCTGATGTGCGGGCTTGCGCCCAATATCGCTACGCTCGTCGTCGCCCGCGTGCTTCAGGGCATCGGCGGAGGCGGCCTAGCACCGGTCGAGCAGTCCATCCTCGCCGACACCTTCCCGCCGAAACAACGTGGGATGGCGTTCGCCGCCTTCGCGATCGTCGTCGTCGTCGGCCCCGTGCTCGGGCCGACGCTGGGCGGGTACATCGTCGAATATTCGAGCTGGCACTGGGTGTTCCTGATCAACGTGCCGGTCGGCATCGCCGCGTGGTTCCTGGTCGAGACCTTCGTCGACGAGCCGGACCAGGTGAAGAAGGACCGTGACGAGCGCTTCAAGAACGGCCTGACGATCGACTATGTCGGCGTCGCGCTGGTCGCACTGGGGCTCGGTTTCCTCGAACTCACTTTCGATCGCGGCGAGCGCGAGGATTGGTTTTCGAGCGGTTTCATCGTGATGTCGGCGATCATCGCCGCGGTGTCGCTGGTCACGCTCGTGATCTGGGAGCTGAACCACAAGGACCCGGTGATCGACCTCAAGCTGCTGAAGAACCGCAACTTCGCGCTGACGATCGGCGTGATGGGCGTCACCGGCATGATCCTGTTCGGTACCACGCAGCTCATACCACAGATGCTGCAACAGGTGCTCGGCTACAGCTCGCTCGATGCCGGCCTAGCGCTGACCGCCGGTGGTCTCGCGACGCTCGTCATGGTGCCGTTCGCAGGGCGGCTCAGCGGGCTTGTCGATGTCCGCTTCCTGCTGTTCCCGGCGTTGCTGGTGCAGGCGTTCGCGCTGTGGAACATGAGCCACCTGACCGCGGATATCGCGTTTTCCGATGCGGCGTTCGCGCGGCTTTTCCAGGCGATGGCGCTGCCGTTCCTGTTCGTGCCGATCAACGCGATCGCCTATGTCGGGCTCAAGCAGACGCAGACCGCGCAGGCGTCGAGCCTCCTCAACGTCTCGCGAAACCTCGGCGGGACGATCGGCATCTGCTTCGCGCAGACGCAGCTCGCGGGCGGATTGCAGCGGCACCAGTCGGAACTGACGCAGACGCTCAACCCGCTCGATCCGAATTACAACGACTGGATGCAGAAGGCGACGAGCGTGTTCGGCGGGCAGGGCGATGCGACGACGCCTTTGGCCGTTCTCTACAGCCAGATGCAGCGGCAGGCGACGATGCTCGCGTTCCTCGACGTGTTCCGCGCGATGATGGTGGTCGTGCTGGTCGTCGCGCCACTGGTTCTATTCATGCGCTCCGGCAAGACCGGCGGCGCCCCCTCGGGAGGGATGCATTGA
- a CDS encoding HlyD family secretion protein has product MTDQTNHSDANHDDEDRKDDPNGEDQQSDTDQQDESDDGKDEGDDKKPSVFKKPLFWIILVIVVGGLIIGGVLYWLHARQFESTDDAFVDTHIVRLAPQVAGTLVQVADIDNRHVEAGRLLAVIKASGRDAQVAEAQANESQARAQFAQAQAQVTAAEAQRQQAAAQARVPMAAAVKAQQDLARYEALLRLDPSAVAGQQLDQARATARQTAADAAAAREQIDTATAQISVARKQVGAAKSVIDARRAQVDQANVTIGDLRLTAPVAGQVVNRSVNVGSYVAPGTQLMAIVPDTMWVTANFKETQLTLMKIGQPVEIHVDAYPGVDFKGHVESIQRGAGQAFALLPPQNATGNYVKVVQRVPVRIVFDAKNGPDPKRYPIGPGMSVVPTVKVR; this is encoded by the coding sequence ATGACCGACCAGACGAACCACTCCGACGCCAACCACGACGACGAGGATCGCAAGGACGATCCGAACGGCGAGGACCAGCAGTCCGACACCGACCAGCAGGACGAGTCTGACGACGGCAAGGACGAGGGTGACGACAAGAAGCCGTCGGTGTTCAAGAAGCCGCTCTTCTGGATCATTCTCGTCATCGTTGTGGGCGGGCTGATCATCGGCGGCGTGCTCTACTGGCTCCACGCGCGCCAGTTCGAGTCGACCGACGATGCGTTCGTCGACACGCACATCGTCCGCCTCGCGCCACAGGTCGCGGGCACGCTGGTGCAGGTCGCCGACATCGACAACCGGCATGTCGAAGCGGGCCGCCTCCTCGCGGTGATCAAGGCGTCGGGCCGCGATGCGCAGGTCGCCGAGGCGCAGGCAAACGAATCGCAGGCCCGCGCACAGTTCGCGCAGGCGCAGGCGCAGGTCACCGCCGCCGAGGCGCAACGCCAGCAGGCTGCCGCCCAAGCACGCGTCCCGATGGCCGCCGCGGTGAAGGCGCAGCAGGATCTCGCACGCTACGAGGCGTTGCTGCGGCTCGATCCGAGCGCGGTCGCCGGTCAACAGCTCGATCAGGCGCGCGCCACCGCTCGCCAGACCGCCGCCGATGCCGCCGCCGCCCGCGAGCAGATCGACACCGCGACCGCGCAGATCAGCGTCGCCAGGAAGCAGGTCGGCGCGGCCAAGTCGGTGATCGATGCCCGCCGCGCGCAGGTCGATCAGGCGAATGTCACGATCGGCGATCTCCGCCTGACCGCGCCGGTCGCAGGCCAGGTCGTCAACCGCTCGGTCAACGTCGGCTCCTATGTCGCGCCCGGCACGCAGCTGATGGCGATCGTCCCCGACACCATGTGGGTCACGGCCAACTTCAAGGAAACGCAGCTTACTCTGATGAAGATCGGCCAGCCGGTCGAGATCCATGTCGACGCGTATCCCGGCGTCGATTTCAAGGGTCATGTCGAATCGATCCAGCGCGGCGCCGGCCAGGCGTTCGCCCTGCTGCCCCCGCAGAACGCGACCGGCAATTACGTGAAGGTCGTCCAGCGCGTCCCCGTCCGTATCGTGTTCGACGCGAAGAACGGCCCCGATCCGAAGCGCTATCCGATCGGTCCCGGCATGTCGGTGGTGCCGACCGTCAAGGTCCGCTGA
- a CDS encoding CerR family C-terminal domain-containing protein produces MLQSRLLDIAISEFGTKGLEGASTRGIAAAAGTAMSSITYHYGGKEGLYLAAADRIAERMTAVLGDPSELSHDVAADDASEARAQIHRIFGRLADKMASNESADWTLFVLREQMKPGEAFERIYGGVMGQMVRRLSDLVCIATGCAEIRTGRIATITLMGQVITLRANRATCLKLLERDTLEPNDILDIKARIDANIDAILDSMRAEEQGQA; encoded by the coding sequence GTGCTCCAGTCCCGACTCCTAGACATCGCGATCAGCGAATTCGGCACCAAGGGGTTGGAGGGGGCGAGCACGCGCGGGATCGCCGCCGCCGCAGGCACCGCGATGTCCTCGATTACCTATCACTACGGTGGCAAGGAGGGCTTGTACCTCGCGGCCGCCGACCGGATCGCCGAGCGCATGACGGCCGTTTTGGGCGACCCGTCCGAGCTGTCGCATGACGTCGCAGCGGACGACGCCAGCGAAGCGCGCGCCCAGATTCACCGCATCTTCGGCCGACTTGCGGACAAGATGGCGAGCAACGAAAGTGCCGACTGGACGCTGTTCGTGCTCCGCGAACAGATGAAGCCGGGCGAGGCGTTCGAGCGGATCTATGGCGGCGTGATGGGCCAGATGGTGCGCAGGCTCAGCGACCTCGTCTGCATCGCCACTGGTTGCGCCGAGATTCGCACCGGCAGGATCGCGACGATCACCTTGATGGGGCAGGTCATCACGCTGCGGGCGAACCGCGCGACCTGCCTCAAACTGCTTGAGCGCGACACGCTCGAACCCAACGACATCCTCGATATCAAGGCGCGTATCGACGCCAATATCGACGCCATTCTCGATTCGATGCGTGCTGAAGAACAGGGCCAGGCATGA
- a CDS encoding HU family DNA-binding protein, whose product MRVFPGDYMNKQELIATVADTSGLVKADAVKAVEAVFDAIEASLKKGDEVRLVGFGTFSISKRKASTGRNPRTGEPMTIKASTQPKFKAGKGLKDAVN is encoded by the coding sequence ATTCGAGTTTTTCCGGGGGATTATATGAACAAGCAGGAGCTGATCGCGACGGTCGCCGATACGTCCGGTCTGGTAAAAGCCGACGCGGTCAAGGCGGTCGAGGCGGTGTTCGACGCGATCGAGGCATCGTTGAAGAAGGGCGACGAGGTTCGCCTGGTCGGTTTCGGCACGTTCTCGATCTCGAAGCGCAAGGCGTCGACCGGCCGCAATCCCCGTACCGGCGAGCCGATGACGATCAAGGCCTCGACGCAGCCCAAGTTCAAGGCCGGCAAGGGCCTGAAGGACGCGGTCAACTAG
- the lon gene encoding endopeptidase La, translating into MTQYPVLPLRDIVVFPHMIVPLFVGRDKSVAALEAAMAADKEIYLVAQVDPAEDDPSRDDLYSMGVTATVLQLLKLPDGTVRVLVEGKGRATLETLDESGDFLTATVEPVADAEVEGPELIALMRSVVDQFENYAKLNRKLSSETSVQLSEIEDASKLSDAVIANVQIKVAEKQAILLETNPSKRLEMAFAAMEGELGVLQVEKKIKSRVKRQMEKTQREYYLNEQLKAIQRELGNEDGEGEGDEIAELTQKIATLKMSKEARGKATSELKKLKTMAPMSAEATVVRNYLDVLLGLPWGKKSKVKKDIAAAQVTLDEDHYALEKVKDRIVEYLAVQARTNKLKGPILCLVGPPGVGKTSLGKSIAKATGREFIRQSLGGVRDEAEIRGHRRTYIGSLPGKIVTNLKKAGTSNPLFLLDEIDKLGQDFRGDPASALLEVLDPEQNGKFQDHYLEVDIDLSDVMFVCTANSLNLPQALLDRMEIIRLEGYTEDEKVEIAERHLVEKQIEAHGLKPGEFTLTQEGLRTLIQQYTREAGVRTLEREIAKLCRKALRQILENKTTSVTITPENIGEYAGVQKYRHGLGETENQIGAVTGLAWTEVGGELLTIESVTVAGKGQAKLTGTLGDVMKESIETAFSYVKARAPSYGIKPSLFARKDIHIHLPEGAVPKDGPSAGIGMVTSIVSTLTGVPIRREVAMTGEVTLRGRVLPIGGLKEKLLAALRGGIETVLIPAENEKDLAEIPANIKAGLKIIPVSHVDEVLRLALTEPLEAIEWTDADELAALPPAPIAPVGGGLHH; encoded by the coding sequence ATGACCCAGTACCCCGTCCTTCCCCTTCGCGACATCGTCGTGTTCCCGCACATGATCGTGCCGCTGTTCGTCGGCCGCGATAAGTCCGTTGCCGCGCTCGAAGCGGCGATGGCGGCGGACAAGGAGATCTATCTCGTCGCGCAGGTCGATCCCGCAGAGGACGATCCCTCGCGCGACGACCTCTATTCGATGGGCGTCACCGCGACCGTGCTCCAGCTTCTGAAGCTTCCCGATGGGACCGTCCGCGTGCTGGTCGAGGGCAAGGGCCGCGCAACTCTGGAAACGCTCGACGAAAGCGGCGACTTCCTCACCGCAACGGTCGAGCCGGTCGCCGACGCCGAGGTCGAAGGACCCGAACTCATCGCGCTGATGCGCTCGGTGGTCGACCAGTTCGAGAACTACGCCAAGCTCAACCGCAAGCTCTCGTCGGAAACGTCGGTGCAGCTGTCCGAGATCGAGGACGCGTCGAAGCTGTCCGACGCGGTGATCGCGAACGTCCAGATCAAGGTTGCCGAGAAGCAGGCGATCCTGCTCGAGACCAACCCGTCGAAGCGCCTCGAAATGGCGTTCGCGGCGATGGAGGGCGAGCTGGGCGTTCTTCAGGTCGAGAAGAAGATCAAGAGCCGCGTCAAGCGTCAGATGGAGAAGACGCAGCGCGAATATTACCTCAACGAGCAGTTGAAGGCGATCCAGCGCGAACTCGGCAACGAGGACGGCGAGGGCGAAGGCGACGAGATCGCCGAGCTGACGCAGAAGATCGCGACGCTCAAGATGAGCAAGGAAGCACGTGGCAAGGCGACGTCGGAGCTGAAGAAGCTCAAGACGATGGCGCCGATGAGCGCCGAGGCGACCGTCGTGCGCAATTATCTCGACGTCCTGCTCGGGCTGCCGTGGGGCAAGAAGTCGAAGGTCAAGAAGGACATCGCCGCCGCGCAGGTGACGCTGGACGAGGATCATTATGCGCTCGAAAAGGTCAAGGACCGGATCGTCGAGTATCTCGCCGTGCAGGCGCGCACCAACAAGTTGAAGGGGCCGATCCTGTGCCTCGTCGGCCCTCCCGGCGTCGGCAAGACCTCGCTCGGCAAGTCGATCGCCAAGGCGACCGGGCGCGAGTTCATCCGTCAGTCGCTCGGCGGCGTGCGCGACGAAGCCGAGATCCGTGGGCATCGCCGCACCTATATCGGTTCGCTGCCGGGCAAGATCGTGACGAACCTTAAAAAGGCCGGCACGTCGAACCCGCTGTTCCTGCTCGACGAGATCGACAAGCTCGGCCAGGATTTCCGCGGCGATCCGGCGTCGGCGCTGCTCGAGGTCCTCGACCCAGAGCAGAACGGCAAGTTCCAGGATCATTATCTGGAGGTCGATATCGACCTGTCGGACGTGATGTTCGTCTGCACGGCCAACTCGCTGAACCTGCCGCAGGCGTTGCTCGATCGCATGGAGATCATCCGTCTGGAGGGCTATACCGAGGACGAGAAGGTCGAGATCGCCGAGCGCCATCTGGTAGAGAAGCAGATCGAGGCGCACGGGCTGAAGCCGGGTGAGTTCACGCTGACGCAGGAGGGGCTTCGTACGCTTATCCAGCAGTACACGCGCGAAGCTGGCGTGCGTACGCTGGAGCGCGAGATTGCCAAGCTGTGCCGCAAGGCGCTGCGCCAGATTCTTGAGAACAAGACGACCAGCGTCACGATCACGCCCGAGAACATCGGCGAATATGCCGGCGTGCAGAAGTATCGCCATGGCCTCGGCGAAACCGAGAACCAGATCGGTGCGGTCACCGGGCTGGCCTGGACCGAGGTCGGCGGCGAGTTGCTGACGATCGAGAGCGTGACGGTCGCGGGCAAGGGGCAGGCCAAGCTCACCGGTACGCTCGGCGACGTGATGAAGGAGTCGATTGAGACCGCGTTCAGCTATGTGAAGGCGCGTGCGCCGAGCTACGGGATCAAACCGAGCCTGTTCGCGCGGAAGGATATCCATATCCATCTGCCCGAGGGTGCGGTGCCGAAGGATGGCCCATCGGCGGGTATCGGCATGGTCACGTCGATCGTCTCGACGCTGACCGGCGTGCCGATCCGGCGCGAGGTGGCGATGACCGGCGAGGTTACGCTGCGTGGTCGCGTGCTGCCGATCGGTGGCCTCAAGGAGAAGCTGCTCGCCGCGCTCCGTGGCGGGATCGAGACGGTGCTGATCCCGGCCGAAAACGAGAAGGACCTCGCGGAGATCCCGGCGAACATCAAGGCGGGGCTGAAGATCATCCCCGTTTCGCATGTCGACGAGGTGCTTCGTCTGGCGCTGACCGAGCCGCTCGAAGCGATCGAGTGGACCGACGCGGACGAGCTGGCGGCTCTGCCGCCGGCGCCGATCGCACCGGTTGGGGGTGGCCTTCACCACTGA